One window of Electrophorus electricus isolate fEleEle1 chromosome 24, fEleEle1.pri, whole genome shotgun sequence genomic DNA carries:
- the avpr2ab gene encoding vasopressin V2 receptor has protein sequence MTEASWEVDLAQSNCSALGADMSSSLFNLSSSYSVTEAFLWLLPLENSSWSTAGPASSPGGMGRVRDQALARAEISVLGLVLALTTLGNSFVLWVLLRRRKHHAPMHVFMVNLCVADLVVAFFQVLPQLLWDITERFQGPDLLCRAVKYLQIVGMFASSYMIVAMTVDRHYAICSPLQAYRGGEPSRWNVPIMVAWGLALVLSLPQVFIFSRSEVAPGEFECWGHFAEPWGLKAYVTWMTISVFILPALIITICQVRIFREIHDNIYLKSERMITAEFKRNSVLFHFPPREGHHGRTCKGRDRDRQGSHHHQTDSNHHRRPPGNPAYPLPSPMDLQNTRNSLSITPPCRNSTCDPGSLHLSPSEISSPITPHLQDFTPDLSPTTPSDPSHPHHLPANSTCAQAKASSSLAGRLSGTPELWPDMLPDTAALGLPAQYPPLLPPPGVSKAMSKTVRMTLVIVLVYTICWSPFFIVQLWAAWDPNPPDQGVAFTILMLLASLNSCTNPWIYTAFSSSVSRELLALLRCRVLPASRRTSLPDDSTATHTSTTTKDSIY, from the exons ATGACGGAAGCCTCTTGGGAAGTGGATCTGGCTCAGTCCAATTGCTCCGCTCTGGGGGCAGATATGTCCAGCTCCTTGTTCAACCTGAGCAGCAGCTACAGTGTCACAGAGGCCTTCCTGTGGCTGCTCCCACTGGAGAACAGCTCGTGGTCTACTGCAGGCCCTGCGTCGTCTCCTGGCGGCATGGGCCGCGTGCGGGACCAGGCGCTGGCGCGGGCCGAGATCAGCGTCCTTGGGCTGGTGCTGGCCCTCACCACGCTGGGCAACAGCTTTGTGCTGTGGGTGCTGCTGAGACGGAGGAAGCACCATGCGCCCATGCACGTCTTCATGGTCAACCTGTGCGTGGCAGACTTGGTGGTGGCCTTCTTCCAG GTGCTGCCGCAGCTGCTGTGGGACATTACGGAGCGCTTCCAGGGCCCTGACCTGCTCTGCCGTGCCGTCAAGTACCTGCAGATCGTTGGCATGTTCGCCTCCTCATACATGATCGTCGCCATGACGGTGGACCGCCACTATGCCATCTGCAGCCCCCTGCAGGCGTACCGGGGCGGCGAGCCCTCGCGCTGGAATGTCCCCATCATGGTGGCCTGGGGCCTGGCCCTGGTGCTCAGCTTACCGCAG GTGTTCATCTTCTCGAGGTCGGAGGTGGCCCCGGGCGAGTTCGAGTGCTGGGGGCACTTTGCTGAGCCATGGGGCCTAAAAGCCTACGTCACCTGGATGACCATTTCTGTCTTCATCCTGCCGGCGCTCATCATAACCATCTGTCAG GTGCGCATCTTCAGGGAGATCCACGACAATATTTACCTGAAGTCAGAGAGGATGATAACTGCGGAATTTAAGAGGAACTCTGTGCTCTTCCATTTCCCTCCGAGAGAGGGGCACCATGGGAGGACCTGCaagggcagagacagagacaggcaagGCAGTCACCATCATCAGACGGACAGCAACCACCATAGGCGACCTCCTGGAAACCCCGCATACCCTTTACCCTCCCCCATGGATCTTCAGAACACACGCAACAGCCTTTCCATCACCCCTCCCTGTCGTAACTCCACCTGTGACCCCGGCTCTCTGCACCTCTCCCCCTCAGAAATATCTTCCCCTATCACACCTCACTTACAAGACTTCACTCCTGACCTCTCCCCTACCACTCCCTCTGACCCCTCCCACCCGCACCACCTACCAGCCAATAGCACGTGCGCTCAAGCCAAGGCCTCTTCTTCACTGGCTGGGCGGCTATCTGGAACTCCAGAACTGTGGCCAGACATGCTCCCGGACACAGCAGCGCTCGGCCTGCCTGCTCAGTACCCTCCCCTGCTGCCTCCCCCGGGCGTGTCCAAGGCCATGTCCAAGACAGTGCGGATGACTCTGGTCATAGTTCTGGTCTACACCATCTGCTGGTCTCCCTTCTTCATCGTCCAGCTGTGGGCGGCCTGGGACCCCAACCCACCAGACCAAG GAGTGGCCTTCACCATCCTGATGCTCCTGGCCAGCCTCAACTCCTGCACCAACCCCTGGATCTACACGGCCTTTTCCAGCAGCGTGTCGCGTGAACTGCTCGCCCTGCTGCGCTGCCGCGTGCTGCCAGC